One region of Desulfuromonas sp. genomic DNA includes:
- a CDS encoding thioesterase translates to MKPTLLAGMEFNHTYRVPENKTVPHVYEESDLFRSMPPVFATAFMVGLMEWACMEALRDHMEDNEISLGTNICVSHSAATPPGMTVEVKVKCEAVDGPKTKWSIVASDEQDVIGEGTHERFTINREKFEKIVAKKQG, encoded by the coding sequence ATGAAACCAACTCTGCTCGCCGGCATGGAATTCAATCATACTTACCGGGTACCGGAGAACAAGACCGTACCCCATGTTTATGAAGAATCCGATCTGTTTCGCTCAATGCCGCCCGTTTTTGCCACCGCATTCATGGTCGGGCTGATGGAATGGGCCTGCATGGAGGCCTTGCGCGATCACATGGAAGATAATGAAATCAGCCTCGGGACCAATATCTGCGTTTCCCACAGTGCGGCAACCCCTCCCGGCATGACCGTTGAAGTCAAGGTAAAATGTGAAGCGGTCGACGGGCCGAAGACCAAATGGTCGATCGTCGCCAGCGACGAACAGGATGTCATCGGTGAAGGAACACACGAACGTTTCACCATCAACCGGGAAAAATTCGAGAAGATCGTCGCCAAGAAACAGGGGTAA
- the hemH gene encoding ferrochelatase, with product MSKSDKKALVLLNMGGPDSLDAIEPFLYNLFADRDLIQLPAGALLQKPFARLISHFRAKKVEANYRVIGGRSPLLEWTQKQAAAIAGELGANWQPYVAMRYWMPRADEVVKKIALDGIRDCVVLSMYPHYTGATTGSSIKDFKRAVARSAPELNCSYIEEWYDWSGYLDALAGRVKAGIDNIHDMLHNEMQIVFSAHALPQKFIDRGDPYLDHVKTTVAGVMERVGDIPYQIGFQSRSGPVKWMEPETTEVMDRLAAEGCQALLIVPISFVSDHIETLHEIDIEYRDHAMNAGIHNFYRSPSLNVDPIFIAAMAELVRARGGS from the coding sequence ATGAGCAAATCCGACAAAAAAGCGCTTGTTCTGTTGAACATGGGCGGTCCTGATAGCCTCGATGCGATCGAGCCGTTTCTCTATAACCTGTTCGCCGACCGCGACCTGATCCAGCTGCCGGCCGGGGCCCTTCTGCAGAAGCCGTTTGCCAGGTTGATTTCCCATTTTAGAGCGAAAAAGGTCGAGGCTAATTACCGCGTAATTGGCGGCCGGTCGCCGCTGCTCGAGTGGACGCAAAAACAGGCGGCAGCAATTGCAGGAGAGCTTGGTGCAAACTGGCAGCCGTATGTCGCCATGCGCTACTGGATGCCGCGGGCCGACGAGGTGGTCAAGAAGATTGCCCTCGACGGTATCCGCGACTGCGTCGTCCTCTCGATGTACCCGCATTACACTGGCGCGACAACCGGCAGCAGCATCAAGGATTTCAAACGGGCGGTCGCCCGGTCCGCGCCGGAACTGAACTGTTCTTATATTGAAGAGTGGTACGATTGGTCCGGTTACCTTGATGCCCTGGCCGGAAGGGTCAAGGCCGGTATCGACAATATCCACGACATGTTGCACAACGAGATGCAGATCGTTTTTTCAGCCCATGCTCTGCCGCAGAAATTCATCGATCGCGGCGACCCTTATCTCGATCATGTCAAGACGACGGTCGCAGGAGTGATGGAGCGGGTCGGGGACATCCCTTATCAAATCGGATTCCAGAGCCGCAGCGGACCGGTGAAATGGATGGAGCCGGAGACCACCGAGGTGATGGATCGGCTGGCAGCAGAAGGCTGTCAGGCGCTGCTGATAGTGCCGATCTCTTTTGTCTCGGATCATATCGAGACGCTGCACGAGATCGACATCGAGTACCGTGACCACGCCATGAACGCCGGCATTCACAACTTCTACCGTTCACCGTCACTGAATGTCGACCCGATCTTTATTGCCGCAATGGCCGAGCTCGTGCGCGCCAGAGGTGGCTCATGA
- a CDS encoding TolC family protein, with product MPDNSIHKPVFRFLASVLVLALAACSSGQPPLPTKEMYPFHPGDFDPSIRPVETFIEQAEPTLPITEDNVLEISIEQAIVAALNNNRDLRVQRLGPVIAGTFEQIERGIFDPEVYAEYSYFEEESIETSRSTGTQFSVIGEETEAVAGLRQFVATGTQIDLNVTQSGSESNRAPEQQTARAGLTITQSLLRGFGPAVNLARVRQQEFATKASRDQFRGYAETVLAETEIAYWNHVLAHEEIRIFKESLDVARQQLSEIELRIEVGILPEIELAAARTEEALRVQALIDARSLLEESRLRLLRLLSPGGEKHFDLDVITTSEFRLSTEPLDDLEERLFLAVKLRPDLQEARLRLQQERLETVITRNGLLPRLDLFINYGKTGYADSFSNSFRELDQDNYDLTAGLRLNHFLGNRAARARNEAAFASRQQAAEAVANLQQLVKLDVRLAFNELERARQQIDATRKTRKLQEQTLNAEKERFGVGASTALQVAQVQRDYLQTQIAEVEAMVHYRIALVRLYLAEGSLLDRRGITVGR from the coding sequence ATGCCTGACAATAGCATTCACAAACCTGTTTTCCGTTTTCTCGCTTCGGTTCTCGTTTTAGCCCTCGCAGCCTGCTCTTCAGGCCAGCCGCCGCTTCCGACAAAAGAAATGTACCCTTTCCACCCCGGCGACTTCGACCCCTCGATCAGACCGGTTGAAACCTTTATCGAGCAGGCTGAGCCGACATTGCCGATCACCGAAGATAACGTTCTGGAGATTTCGATCGAACAGGCGATAGTCGCCGCCCTGAACAACAACCGGGATCTGCGCGTTCAGCGCCTGGGCCCGGTCATTGCCGGGACCTTCGAACAGATTGAGCGCGGCATTTTCGATCCGGAAGTCTATGCCGAATATAGTTATTTTGAAGAAGAATCGATCGAAACCTCACGCTCAACCGGAACCCAATTCAGCGTTATCGGTGAAGAGACCGAAGCGGTCGCCGGGCTGCGCCAGTTCGTCGCAACCGGGACCCAAATCGATTTAAACGTCACCCAGAGCGGCTCCGAATCGAACCGGGCGCCCGAACAGCAGACAGCGCGGGCCGGTTTGACGATCACGCAATCATTGCTGCGGGGCTTCGGCCCCGCCGTCAACCTGGCACGGGTTCGGCAACAGGAGTTTGCAACAAAAGCCAGCCGCGATCAATTCCGCGGCTATGCCGAAACCGTGCTGGCCGAAACCGAAATCGCCTACTGGAATCATGTCCTGGCCCACGAGGAGATCCGTATTTTCAAGGAATCCCTCGATGTCGCCCGGCAGCAGTTGTCCGAGATCGAGTTGCGGATCGAGGTCGGCATCCTGCCGGAAATTGAACTGGCAGCGGCGCGAACCGAAGAAGCTTTGCGGGTCCAGGCCCTGATCGACGCCCGCAGCCTGCTCGAAGAGAGTCGGCTCCGACTGTTGCGCCTGCTCAGTCCCGGCGGCGAAAAGCACTTCGATCTCGACGTCATCACAACCAGTGAGTTTCGCCTGAGCACCGAGCCGCTCGATGATCTTGAGGAGAGGCTTTTCCTTGCCGTCAAGCTCCGTCCCGACCTGCAGGAAGCCAGGCTCAGGCTGCAGCAGGAGCGGCTCGAAACCGTTATCACACGGAACGGCCTGTTGCCCAGGCTTGATCTCTTTATCAACTATGGCAAGACCGGTTATGCTGACAGCTTTTCGAATTCGTTTCGTGAACTGGATCAGGATAACTACGACCTGACGGCCGGGTTGCGACTGAATCATTTTCTGGGAAACCGCGCGGCCCGTGCCCGCAATGAAGCCGCCTTTGCTTCCCGGCAACAGGCGGCCGAGGCGGTCGCCAACCTGCAGCAACTGGTCAAACTCGATGTTCGCCTCGCCTTCAACGAGCTCGAAAGAGCGCGGCAACAGATCGATGCAACCCGTAAAACACGTAAACTCCAGGAACAAACCCTCAACGCCGAGAAGGAGCGTTTCGGTGTCGGCGCCAGCACGGCTCTACAGGTCGCCCAGGTCCAGCGGGACTATTTGCAGACCCAGATCGCCGAGGTCGAAGCGATGGTTCATTACCGGATCGCCCTGGTCCGGCTTTACCTGGCCGAAGGAAGCCTGCTCGACCGCCGCGGCATCACTGTCGGGAGGTAA
- a CDS encoding uroporphyrinogen decarboxylase, with the protein MSKDYTFLKACWCQPTDYVPVWLMRQAGRYLQCYKDVRAKGGGTFLDLCKDPARAAEVTIQPIDILDADAAILFSDILTPVEPMGLKLDFVPGPVFENPVRTAADVDALVVPDDMAQAVSYVPEIIKRLRVAFENRVPLIGFGGAPFTLACYMVEGKGSKDFASLKQMMYSDFPLYDALMKKVTEMDRRYLNMQIEAGAQAIQIFDTWGGLLAPHDFERYILPYVKELIDGLNRDGIPIIYFVKGSGTMLELVKEAGSDVVGLDWHVNLGKARDILGPDIAVQGNLDPTVLYAPKDHIEREVQRILDENAGRPGFIFNLGHGILPTVPPENAIHMVECVHRLSGKK; encoded by the coding sequence ATGTCTAAAGATTACACTTTTCTCAAGGCGTGCTGGTGTCAGCCGACCGATTATGTCCCCGTCTGGCTGATGCGTCAGGCCGGCCGTTACCTGCAGTGCTACAAGGATGTTCGCGCCAAGGGGGGCGGCACTTTCCTTGATCTCTGCAAGGATCCGGCGCGGGCCGCCGAAGTAACCATCCAGCCGATTGATATCCTCGATGCCGACGCGGCGATTCTTTTCTCCGATATCCTGACCCCAGTCGAGCCGATGGGGTTGAAACTCGATTTCGTGCCGGGGCCGGTCTTCGAAAATCCGGTTCGGACTGCGGCCGATGTCGATGCCCTGGTCGTTCCGGACGATATGGCGCAAGCGGTTTCCTATGTTCCCGAAATCATCAAGCGCCTCCGCGTTGCCTTTGAAAACCGGGTGCCGCTGATCGGCTTTGGCGGCGCACCTTTTACCCTGGCCTGCTACATGGTTGAGGGGAAGGGGAGTAAAGACTTCGCTTCACTCAAGCAGATGATGTACTCCGACTTCCCGCTCTACGATGCCCTGATGAAGAAGGTCACCGAGATGGACCGGCGTTATCTCAACATGCAGATCGAAGCAGGGGCTCAGGCGATCCAGATTTTCGATACCTGGGGCGGCCTTTTGGCGCCGCACGATTTCGAACGTTACATCCTGCCGTACGTTAAAGAGCTGATTGATGGTCTGAACCGCGACGGAATTCCGATCATCTACTTCGTCAAGGGTAGTGGTACCATGCTCGAACTGGTCAAGGAAGCCGGTTCCGACGTGGTTGGTCTCGACTGGCATGTCAACCTCGGCAAGGCGCGCGACATCCTCGGACCCGACATTGCCGTTCAGGGCAACCTCGATCCGACCGTCCTCTACGCGCCGAAGGATCATATCGAGCGCGAGGTGCAGCGGATTCTCGACGAGAATGCCGGCCGGCCGGGCTTCATTTTTAACCTCGGTCACGGTATCCTGCCGACGGTACCGCCGGAGAATGCGATTCACATGGTTGAGTGTGTCCATCGTCTGTCCGGCAAGAAGTAG
- a CDS encoding DNA-binding response regulator: MSQAHLLLVEDEPHIASGLIYNLEAEGYQVTHAEKGEVALEQLWQQPFALVILDIMLPGIDGHEVCRQIRKLDPKLPILMLTARSEDKDRIEGLSAGADDYLTKPFNLDEFLLRVKGMLRRSAWYRPQAAPEQHYVFGCNEVNLHEGRAMTAEGEISLTEHEVKLLRAFFRREGEIISRSDLLEAAWGMDPKTETRTLDNFIVRLRKYFEKDPSSPKHFQTIRGRGYRFVKDEKNASSLSSA, from the coding sequence ATGAGCCAGGCACATCTTCTGCTGGTTGAAGATGAACCACATATCGCCAGCGGCCTGATTTACAATCTTGAAGCCGAGGGCTACCAGGTGACCCACGCGGAAAAAGGGGAGGTGGCTCTCGAACAGCTCTGGCAGCAGCCGTTTGCCCTGGTTATCCTCGATATCATGCTCCCGGGCATCGATGGCCACGAGGTTTGTCGCCAGATTCGAAAGCTCGATCCAAAGCTACCGATACTGATGTTGACCGCCCGTTCGGAGGACAAGGACCGTATCGAGGGGTTGTCGGCCGGAGCTGATGACTACCTGACCAAGCCTTTCAATCTCGATGAATTCCTTCTCCGGGTCAAAGGGATGCTACGTCGCTCGGCCTGGTACCGGCCGCAGGCGGCGCCGGAGCAGCACTACGTTTTTGGATGCAACGAAGTCAACCTTCACGAAGGCAGAGCGATGACGGCCGAAGGTGAAATATCCCTGACCGAGCACGAAGTCAAGCTGCTCCGGGCCTTTTTCCGCAGAGAGGGGGAGATCATCAGCCGAAGCGATCTGCTTGAAGCCGCGTGGGGGATGGATCCGAAAACCGAAACCCGGACCCTTGATAATTTCATCGTGCGTTTGCGCAAATACTTCGAAAAAGATCCATCTTCACCGAAGCACTTCCAGACCATTCGCGGCCGCGGCTACCGGTTTGTTAAGGATGAAAAAAATGCGAGCAGTCTTTCCTCGGCTTGA
- a CDS encoding sensor histidine kinase, with product MKFIKRLFNPVIAFIGIQLVWLVVVFFWIRWFMERHWQVRELAEKYSHVMPEGTDWFILVEGLVLLAAILVGVYVIYLYWRRQSALLKAKRDFISQVTHELKSPLASLQLHIETIRRNPPPPLKLETFLDNMLSDTDRLSALINNLLSANRLEQRGIKLSLKNVDFSEFVLGYFRPLQYSLPRAGTMEIDIEPGLYARIEGESIEIVFRNLLENAILYSPDSPELKVELKKDGRYAHFVISDQGRGIVENEQKKVFRMFYRGMKGSETIKGTGLGLFITKAIVRLHKGKTWLESPGPNRGTAVHIQLPLDARDEEK from the coding sequence ATGAAATTTATCAAGCGTCTTTTTAATCCGGTAATAGCTTTTATCGGGATTCAACTGGTCTGGCTGGTTGTCGTTTTTTTCTGGATCCGCTGGTTCATGGAGCGACACTGGCAGGTCCGTGAGCTGGCTGAAAAATACAGCCATGTGATGCCGGAAGGAACCGACTGGTTTATTCTGGTCGAGGGGCTGGTTCTGCTTGCAGCCATCCTGGTCGGTGTCTATGTCATTTATCTCTACTGGCGGCGGCAGTCGGCGCTACTGAAGGCCAAGCGCGATTTCATCTCCCAGGTGACCCACGAGCTTAAATCGCCGCTCGCATCATTGCAGCTGCATATAGAAACAATCCGGCGTAATCCGCCACCGCCGCTGAAGCTTGAAACCTTTCTCGATAACATGTTGTCCGACACAGATCGTCTGAGCGCCTTGATCAATAATCTTTTGTCGGCCAATCGCCTTGAACAGCGCGGCATCAAACTTTCTTTGAAAAATGTTGATTTTTCAGAGTTTGTGTTGGGGTATTTTCGTCCTCTGCAATATTCACTGCCGAGGGCCGGAACCATGGAAATCGACATCGAGCCGGGTCTCTATGCCCGGATTGAAGGCGAATCGATCGAAATCGTTTTTCGGAACCTGCTCGAAAATGCGATTCTTTATTCTCCCGATTCCCCTGAGCTGAAAGTTGAATTGAAAAAAGATGGTCGATATGCTCATTTTGTTATTTCCGATCAGGGTCGTGGAATTGTCGAGAATGAGCAGAAAAAGGTATTCCGGATGTTTTACCGGGGGATGAAAGGGAGCGAAACGATCAAGGGGACCGGGCTCGGACTTTTTATTACCAAGGCGATCGTCCGTCTGCATAAAGGCAAAACCTGGCTTGAGAGCCCCGGCCCGAACCGGGGCACGGCGGTTCATATCCAGCTTCCCCTGGACGCCAGAGATGAGGAAAAATGA
- a CDS encoding radical SAM/SPASM domain-containing protein: MAKQEAEFIPKWLAWESTQRCNLQCVHCRCSSDMDAAKGDFTTEEAKKLIDDICEVSQPVMVLSGGEPLLRDDIFEIAEYGTSKGLRMCMATNGTLVTDEVCQQMKKADIKMVSLSLDGSTAETHDDFRACPGAYEGVVRAAETLTRNGIKFLINSSFTKRNQHDIGATFKRAKELGATAWYMFMIVPTGRGEEIMSELISADDYEEILSWHYEQEKNEDDILMRPTCAPHYYRIVPQMAKAEGVDFKRRSLTFSTGGGKGCIAAQTICLIDCFGNLKPCSYFHSSVGNVKQIPFKELWYNSKTFNDLRDFKKYGGKCGECEFMNVCGGCRARADAVYGDYMAEEPFCNYIPNRTRKRMEEEAKELAPK, translated from the coding sequence ATGGCAAAACAGGAAGCAGAATTTATCCCGAAGTGGCTGGCCTGGGAATCGACCCAGCGCTGCAATCTGCAGTGTGTTCATTGCCGCTGCTCATCCGACATGGACGCAGCCAAGGGTGATTTTACAACCGAGGAAGCCAAGAAGCTGATTGATGATATCTGCGAAGTCTCGCAGCCGGTTATGGTCCTCTCCGGTGGTGAACCGCTGTTGCGCGATGATATTTTCGAAATCGCCGAATATGGTACCAGCAAGGGTCTGCGCATGTGCATGGCGACCAACGGAACCCTGGTCACCGACGAAGTCTGCCAGCAGATGAAAAAGGCCGATATCAAGATGGTCTCACTTTCGCTGGATGGCTCGACCGCTGAAACCCACGACGATTTCCGGGCCTGCCCGGGCGCCTATGAAGGCGTGGTTCGGGCCGCCGAAACGCTGACCCGAAACGGCATCAAATTTTTGATTAATTCATCCTTCACCAAGCGGAATCAACACGATATCGGTGCGACTTTCAAGCGGGCCAAGGAACTCGGCGCCACCGCCTGGTACATGTTCATGATTGTTCCAACCGGTCGTGGCGAAGAGATCATGAGCGAATTAATCTCGGCCGATGACTACGAGGAGATACTTTCCTGGCATTATGAACAGGAGAAAAACGAAGACGACATCCTGATGCGGCCGACCTGTGCGCCGCATTACTACCGCATTGTGCCGCAGATGGCCAAAGCCGAGGGAGTTGACTTCAAACGCCGCAGCCTGACCTTCTCGACCGGCGGCGGCAAGGGTTGCATCGCCGCTCAGACGATCTGTCTGATCGACTGCTTCGGCAATCTCAAACCCTGTTCCTACTTCCACTCCTCGGTTGGCAACGTCAAGCAAATTCCGTTCAAGGAGCTCTGGTATAATTCCAAGACCTTCAATGATCTGCGGGACTTCAAAAAGTACGGCGGCAAGTGCGGCGAGTGCGAATTCATGAATGTCTGCGGCGGTTGTCGGGCCCGGGCCGACGCAGTCTATGGTGATTACATGGCGGAAGAGCCGTTCTGTAACTATATTCCGAACCGCACCCGTAAGCGGATGGAAGAGGAGGCGAAGGAACTCGCTCCGAAATAA
- a CDS encoding nitronate monooxygenase: MSLTIGKYTVPYPLIQGGMGVRVSGARLASAVARAGGIGLVASAGLAVNSPHYNGRNYFAAEPLALKDELEKARELAPDGVIGVNCMVATTNYDDMIKAACKYGAQLIVSGAGLPLNLPGLTADYPDVALVPIVSSVKAAQLIARKWKKGFDRLPDAVVVEDPDTAGGHLGEKPENIGTGQYDQYETVRRVKAYFRDEWDLDIPIIAAGGVWSREDFQYALDQGADGVQMATRFVTTEECDAADAFKQFYLNCKKDDIGLIMSPAGLPGRAIIKNFEKVRQRDVDLNVSCPSNCLRKCTYKENRERFCIVHALDRAQRGDVETGIVFCGTNAWKANKIETVQEIFDDLFPVETDEAVNH, translated from the coding sequence ATGAGTTTAACTATCGGAAAATATACAGTCCCGTATCCGCTGATCCAGGGCGGTATGGGGGTTCGCGTCTCCGGAGCCCGGCTGGCCAGCGCCGTCGCCCGGGCCGGTGGGATCGGCCTTGTTGCCAGCGCCGGCCTGGCTGTCAACAGCCCGCATTACAATGGTCGCAACTATTTCGCGGCCGAGCCGCTCGCCCTCAAGGACGAGCTGGAAAAAGCCCGCGAGCTCGCCCCCGACGGTGTTATCGGCGTTAACTGCATGGTCGCCACAACCAATTATGACGACATGATCAAGGCGGCCTGTAAGTATGGTGCGCAGCTGATCGTCTCGGGTGCCGGTCTGCCGCTCAATCTTCCCGGACTGACTGCCGACTATCCGGACGTAGCCCTGGTGCCGATCGTCTCTTCAGTCAAGGCAGCACAACTGATCGCCCGCAAATGGAAAAAAGGATTTGACCGCCTGCCCGATGCGGTTGTCGTTGAAGATCCGGATACCGCCGGTGGCCATCTCGGTGAAAAACCGGAAAACATCGGAACCGGCCAATACGATCAATATGAAACAGTGCGGCGGGTCAAGGCCTACTTCCGCGATGAATGGGATCTTGATATACCGATAATAGCTGCCGGTGGGGTCTGGAGTCGCGAAGACTTTCAATACGCGCTCGATCAGGGTGCCGATGGCGTTCAGATGGCGACCCGGTTCGTTACCACCGAAGAGTGCGACGCCGCCGACGCATTCAAGCAATTCTACCTCAACTGCAAAAAGGATGATATTGGCCTGATCATGAGCCCCGCCGGGCTCCCGGGAAGAGCTATTATCAAGAATTTTGAAAAGGTTCGTCAACGGGATGTCGATCTCAACGTATCCTGCCCATCGAATTGCCTGCGTAAGTGCACCTACAAGGAGAACCGGGAACGCTTCTGTATTGTTCACGCTCTTGACCGGGCCCAGCGCGGCGATGTCGAAACAGGGATTGTCTTTTGCGGCACCAATGCGTGGAAAGCAAACAAGATTGAGACAGTCCAGGAAATTTTCGACGATCTTTTTCCGGTGGAAACTGATGAGGCAGTCAACCATTAA
- a CDS encoding shikimate kinase, protein MNHSNIILIGMPGAGKSTIGVILAKRIGFDFIDTDLLIQRLSGKSLQTIINEDGLDHFRRVEEEVLLGLETDRTVIATGGSAVYSPEAMQHLKKNGLAVFINTPLQTLQTRIADMSTRGMVISPGESFTELFIERNPLYHKYADRTVNSHSKTIEIIADEIATMLAGR, encoded by the coding sequence ATGAATCATTCGAATATCATCCTCATCGGCATGCCGGGAGCAGGAAAAAGCACGATCGGTGTCATCCTGGCCAAGCGCATCGGCTTCGATTTCATCGATACGGATCTCCTGATCCAGCGCCTTTCCGGAAAATCCCTGCAGACGATCATTAACGAGGATGGCCTCGATCATTTCCGTCGGGTCGAAGAGGAGGTGCTCCTTGGCCTCGAGACAGACAGAACCGTGATCGCTACCGGCGGTTCGGCAGTCTATAGCCCGGAGGCTATGCAGCATCTCAAGAAAAACGGCCTCGCGGTGTTCATCAACACACCCCTGCAAACCCTGCAGACACGCATTGCCGACATGTCGACCCGTGGCATGGTCATCTCACCCGGAGAAAGCTTTACCGAGCTCTTCATAGAACGTAATCCGCTCTATCACAAGTATGCCGATAGAACCGTTAATAGCCATTCCAAGACGATAGAAATCATTGCCGATGAAATTGCAACGATGCTTGCTGGCAGGTAA
- a CDS encoding NADPH:quinone oxidoreductase: MKAVLIDEFGGVDVLKVGEAEKPRPKEGEVLVKVVATSINRPDLVQRQGNYPPPPGDSEILGLEVAGTIEALGEGVTGWKAGDRVISLVGGGGYAEYAVAYADHLMPIPESMTFEEAACVCESYITAFLNVFMIGDLQDGQTAILHGGGGGVNTAAIQLAKALTPNAKLIVTAHPDKMERVRKLGADLVIDYTENPDFTDIIKEYTGKKGVDVILDHVGAKYLKPNMNSLAYKGKLVVIGVISGIKAELNLALMMVKRQQIIGSVLRSRPVSEKAEIVSEFTRRALPKFADRSIVPIIEKVFSIDEIVEAHRMMEEDKHFGKIVLKISEG, encoded by the coding sequence ATGAAAGCTGTGTTGATAGACGAATTCGGCGGCGTCGATGTCCTGAAAGTCGGCGAAGCCGAAAAGCCGCGCCCGAAAGAAGGTGAAGTTCTGGTCAAGGTTGTCGCCACCTCGATCAACCGACCCGACCTGGTTCAACGCCAGGGCAATTATCCACCACCACCGGGCGACTCGGAGATTCTCGGCCTTGAAGTCGCCGGTACCATTGAAGCGCTGGGCGAGGGTGTGACCGGCTGGAAGGCCGGCGACCGGGTGATCTCGCTGGTTGGCGGCGGCGGTTACGCCGAGTACGCAGTGGCATATGCCGACCACCTGATGCCGATTCCCGAATCGATGACATTTGAAGAAGCAGCCTGTGTCTGTGAATCGTATATCACGGCCTTCCTCAATGTCTTCATGATCGGCGACCTGCAGGATGGGCAAACAGCGATCCTGCACGGCGGCGGTGGCGGCGTTAATACCGCGGCGATTCAGTTGGCCAAGGCCCTGACCCCGAACGCCAAATTGATCGTCACGGCGCATCCGGACAAGATGGAGCGGGTCAGGAAGCTCGGCGCCGACCTGGTCATTGATTACACCGAAAACCCTGACTTCACCGATATTATCAAGGAGTACACCGGTAAGAAAGGTGTCGATGTCATCCTTGATCATGTCGGAGCCAAGTACCTCAAGCCGAACATGAACTCGCTAGCCTACAAAGGCAAACTGGTGGTGATCGGCGTTATTTCCGGTATCAAGGCCGAACTGAATCTCGCCCTGATGATGGTCAAACGTCAGCAGATCATCGGTTCGGTCCTGCGCTCCCGCCCGGTTTCGGAAAAGGCCGAGATTGTCTCCGAGTTTACCCGGCGGGCGCTGCCGAAATTTGCCGACCGGAGCATCGTACCGATCATTGAAAAGGTCTTCAGCATCGACGAAATCGTTGAAGCACACCGGATGATGGAAGAGGACAAGCATTTCGGAAAAATCGTCCTGAAAATCAGCGAAGGCTGA